In the Podospora pseudocomata strain CBS 415.72m chromosome 5, whole genome shotgun sequence genome, one interval contains:
- the APL2 gene encoding beta-adaptin (EggNog:ENOG503NUMT; COG:U), which translates to MSNAVNRIRGALAPPRKGETFELRAGLVSQYAHERKEAIQKTIMAMTLGKDVSALFPDVLKNIATSDLDQKKLVYLYLMNYAKSHPDLCILAVNTFVQDSEDPNPLIRALAIRTMGCVRVDKMVDYMEEPLRKTLRDESPYVRKTAAICVAKLFDLNPTMCIENGFLETLQELIGDPNPMVVANSVQALSEISETAPETRALIITPATLKKLLMALNECTEWGRVTILTTLADYPASDVKESEHICERVTPQFQHVNPSVVLAAVKVVFIHMRMLSPELVRQYLKKMAPPLVTLVSSAPEVQYVALRNIDLLLQAKPDILSKELRVFFCKYNDPPYVKLQKLEIMVRIANEKNYEQLLSELKEYALEVDMDFVKRAVKAIGQVAIKIEAASEKCVAALQDLISTKVNYVVQEVIVVIKDILRKYPGYEGVIPTLCKYIDELDEPTARGSLIWIVGEYAEKINNADEILSGFVDVFEEEFTQTQLQILTAVVKLFLKKPSNNQGLVQKVLQVATGDSDNPDIRDRAYIYWRLLSGDLDVAKNIILSKKPAITTTVTSLPPVLLEQLLSELSTLASVYHKPPESFVGKGRYGAEAIQRAAIQEQRQNLAENPIAASVAAAASNGTAGGSQNNIENLLDIDFDGAAPAAESTPDRVASPMSPGGPSAPPPSGGMADIMGLFDAPPPTTTSPAPGAAPGMGGGMNDLMSGFAGMDLSGNSAPPPPGQQLGHKPVEQKATSGNDDLLGLF; encoded by the exons ATGTCGAATGCCGTGAACCGGATACGCGGGGCCCTCGCGCCCCCGCGGAAGGGCGAGACGTTCGAGTTGCGCGCTGGGCTGGTTTCCCAGTATGCTCACGAGCGCAAGGAGGCAATCCAGAAGACCATCATGGCCATGACGCTTGGCAAGGATGTGTCTGCTCTGTTCCCCGATGTCCTCAAGAATATCGCAACATCGGATCTGGAccagaagaagctggtgTACTTATACCTGAT GAACTACGCCAAGTCCCACCCGGACCTGTGCATTCTCGCCGTCAACACATTCGTACAAGACTCCGAAGACCCGAACCCCCTAATCCGAGCCCTCGCTATCCGAACAATGGGCTGTGTTCGCGTTGATAAGATGGTGGACTACATGGAGGAACCGCTGCGCAAGACCCTTAGAGACGAATCGCCCTACGTTCGCAAGACCGCTGCCATTTGCGTTGCCAAGCTTTTCGATTTGAACCCAACCATGTGCATAGAGAACGGATTTCTCGAGACTCTGCAGGAGTTGATTGGagaccccaaccccatggTGGTTGCCAACTCGGTCCAGGCACTTTCCGAGATCAGCGAGACAGCCCCTGAAACGAGggccctcatcatcacacctGCCACCTTGAAAAAACTTCTCATGGCGTTGAACGAGTGCACGGAATGGGGCAGAGTTACAATTCTGACGACCTTGGCCGATTATCCTGCGTCCGATGTTAAGGAGTCAGAGCACATCTGTGAAAGGGTCACGCCCCAGTTCCAACACGTCAACCCCAGCGTTGTCTTGGCTGCCGTCAAGGTTGTTTTCATCCACATGAGGATGCTCAGTCCAGAGTTGGTCAGACAATATCTCAAAAAAATGGCTCCTCCTTTAG TTACCCTCGTTTCCTCCGCCCCGGAAGTCCAGTATGTTGCCCTGCGAAATATCGACCTTCTTTTACAAGCAAAGCCCGACATTCTCAGCAAGGAATTGAGGGTATTCTTCTGCAAATACAACGACCCCCCCTATGTCAAGCTCCAAAAACTCGAAATCATGGTCAGGATTGCGAACGAGAAGAACTATGAGCAGCTCCTTTCGGAACTGAAGGAATACGCCTTGGAAGTGGACATGGACTTTGTGAAGAGGGCAGTCAAGGCCATTGGTCAGGTCGCCATCAAGATTGAGGCGGCCAGCGAGAAGTGCGTTGCGGCCCTTCAGGACCTGATCTCGACAAAGGTCAATTACGTGGTCCAAGAGGTTATTGTTGTCATCAAGGACATTCTCCGGAAATATCCAGGATACGAGGGTGTCATTCCAACTCTTTGCAAGTACATCGATGAGCTGGATGAGCCAACAGCACGCGGATCCTTGATCTGGATTGTTGGAGAGTATGCGGAAAAGATCAACAATGCGGACGAAATTCTATCAGGATTCGTTGACGTctttgaggaggagtttaCACAGACACAGTTGCAGATTCTCACAGCTGTGGTGAAGTTGTTCCTCAAGAagcccagcaacaaccaggGCCTGGTGCAAAAGGTGCTGCAGGTGGCAACAGGGGATAGCGACAACCCGGATATTCGGGACCGCGCTTATATCTACTGGCGTCTTCTTTCGGGTGATCTCGATGTTGCCAag AACATCATTCTCTCGAAAAAACCAGCAATCACCACGACTGTGACCAGCTTGCCACCAGTTCTTCTCGAGCAGCTCCTCAGCGAGCTCTCGACCCTCGCCTCTGTGTACCACAAGCCACCCGAGTCGTTCGTTGGCAAGGGGCGTTATGGTGCCGAAGCCATCCAGCGCGCTGCCATCCAAGAGCAACGGCAAAACCTGGCAGAGAACCCCATCGCTGCCTCTGTTGCCGCCGCGGCATCTAATGGCACGGCAGGCGGCTCTCAAAACAATATTGAGAACCTTCTTGACATTGACTTTGATGGCGCCGCCCCGGCTGCGGAATCCACTCCGGATCGGGTGGCTAGTCCCATGTCACCCGGTGGTCCTAGTGCGCCTCCGCCCAGCGGTGGTATGGCTGACATCATGGGCTTGTTTGATGCGCCACCGCCCACGACGACTTCGCCGGCTCCTGGGGCTGCGCCTGGTATGGGTGGGGGGATGAATGATCTGATGAGTGGCTTTGCGGGTATGGATCTTAGTGGGAATAGtgccccgccaccacccggGCAGCAGTTGGGTCATAAGCCGGTGGAACAGAAGGCTACGAGTGGAAATGATGATTTGCTGGGCTTGTTTTAA
- a CDS encoding hypothetical protein (COG:A; EggNog:ENOG503P18K), protein MESAQSTEWRSRKRPYSSSGLDSDDALDQNDQGLPLVRRRVLSGSDSDSSGEKDRVYDNDCEMQDVPAEGEPSVLATCLGMLVLEQPHLHRLSTEQREFGVSFTGFGNTYTIYSEASGEYCGLLDSEAAECVQVLERICGLQFQASMNRRSKKLKFLLFGDIEEAQDIGNTLASSSLFLQHPSTEDYQGTSYFNPHYLTRPGLTFQEAIETLNQQVHLSKQLTLTEKSEIATVLDQAAGPTIFSEVQVSNCIKTELKPHQKKALAMMVEKEAGNLSNPQFPSLWAATCMLGTEGVPIYQDTVTTSTLRSDPPVCLGGILADDMGLGKTLTTLALIAGSIASDPDPERSPRPKANKGQPSAQPGTLVVAPLSTLSNWEEQIKMHLRHRSVTYQIYHGSSRSKHHSSLPTYDIILTTYDTLKADIRSNRSSGMEKSPLHDLVWKRIVLDEAHVIRNPNSKVHEAVCYLRAKHRWCLTGTPIQNRVEDLCSLLGFLRAHPYGEPTKFRTAITDLMENRDVEGYERLSRLFQAVSLRRVKDMDSLDLHLPKRHDVVRLVELDEEETALYNLVKKSSATTFKATGTGRGILQVILRLRQVSNHGADLFPSEILNRLKTADISGLPPSIFDTKRCEVCGDIVGQGMETSERFLGCGHPVCTACLPLNRQDDDDCDLICPICNDSAMGKVKSKPSGRELAKSYRPSSKVRALLVQLDLDKANITTGSEDVPKSVVFSCWAKMLDLVELALQQRGIAFVRIDGTRSEQQRRKALKDFRDTPSCTVLLATLGSAGVGLNLTAASQVHILEPQWNPMVERQAVDRIHRLGQAREVTCFYYVVDTRGSVEQYVRRIRESKNVLISMSMDGTGSLVDETSLTPLKEFMQEVLTDS, encoded by the exons ATGGAGAGTGCCCAGTCGACTGAATGGAGAAGCCGTAAACGACCATACTCATCATCGGGGCTAGACAGTGACGACGCGCTAGATCAGAATGACCAGGGTTTACCTTTGGTTCGACGACGGGTGCTTTCCGGGTCAGACTCGGATAGCTCTGGAGAAAAGGACCGTGTTTATGACAACGACTGTGAGATGCAGGATGTGCCGGCTGAAGGGGAACCTTCAGTCCTGGCAACCTGCCTTGGCATG CTAGTATTAGAGCAACCGCACCTGCATCGTCTAAGTACCGAGCAGAGGGAATTTGGAGTGAGCTTCACGGGCTTCGGCAACACCTACACTATTTATTCAGAGGCCTCAGGCGAGTATTGCGGTCTTCTCGACTCGGAGGCAGCTGAATGTGTGCAGGTCCTCGAAAGAATATGTGGTCTTCAGTTTCAAGCATCTATGAATCGACGTTCCAAGAAACTCAAATTCTTGCTCTTCGGCGATATAGAGGAAGCTCAAGATATTGGGAATACGCTGGCATCTAGCAGCCTTTTCCTACAACACCCGAGCACGGAAGATTACCAAGGGACGAGTTACTTCAATCCTCATTATCTCACCAGACCAGGCCTCACTTTTCAGGAAGCTATTGAGACCTTGAACCAACAAGTTCACCTCAGCAAGCAGCTGACATTGACTGAGAAATCTGAAATTGCTACGGTTTTGGACCAAGCAGCTGGACCAACAATCTTCTCCGAGGTGCAGGTCAGCAATTGTATCAAGACCGAGTTGAAACC CCACCAGAAGAAGGCATTGGCTATGATGGTTGAAAAAGAGGCCGGGAATCTGTCTAACCCACAGTTTCCCTCACTTTGGGCCGCGACCTGCATGCTTGGCACTGAAGGTGTACCAAT ATACCAGGATACGGTCACTACAAGTACGCTGCGGTCCGACCCCCCGGTATGCCTTGGGGGAATTCTGGCTGAT GATATGGGCCTTGGGAAGACTTTGACGACACTCGCTCTCATTGCTGGGTCTATTGCAAGTGACCCTGACCCTGAACGTTCACCACGACCAAAAGCCAACAAGGGCCAGCCCTCAGCACAACCAGGCACTTTGGTGGTTGCACCCCTTTCAA CTTTGTCGAACTGGGAAGAGCAGATAAAAAT GCATCTTCGCCATCGTAGTGTGACATACCAAATATACCACGGCTCATCGAGATCAAAACACCACTCGAGCCTGCCAACTTACGACATTATTCTGACCACTTATGATACTCTGAAAGCCGATATCCGGTCCAACCGGTCTTCTGGTATGGAGAAAAGCCCTCTTCATGATCTAGTATGGAAAAGGATCGTCCTCGATGAGG CACACGTTATCCGCAACCCAAACTCAAAGGTACACGAGGCTGTGTGTTATCTTCGCGCGAAGCACCGCTGGTGTCTCACAGGTACCCCGATACAAAACCGAGTAGAGGATCTATGTTCGCTCCTAGGATTTCTCAGAGCTCACCCCTACGGAGAGCCTACCAAGTTTCGTACCGCAATCACGGATCTCATGGAGAATCGGGATGTTGAAGGGTATGAGAGACTCAGCCGTTTGTTTCAGGCGGTCTCCCTACGCAGGGTCAAAGACATGGACTCCCTTGATCTCCACTTGCCCAAACGACACGACGTCGTTCGCCTTGTTGAGCTCGATGAGGAAGAGACCGCCCTCTACAACCTTGTCAAGAAATCCTCAGCCACCACATTCAAGGCAACTGGAACCGGTAGAGGCATCTTGCAAGTCATTCTTAGACTACGCCAAGTATCCAACCACGGGGCGGACCTGTTCCCTTCCGAGATCTTAAACCGGCTGAAGACTGCTGACATCTCAGGTCTTCCCCCCTCTATTTTCGATACCAAGAGATGTGAAGTTTGCGGGGACATTGTTGGCCAGGGAATGGAAACATCGGAGCGCTTCTTAGGTTGTGGACATCCAGTCTGTACTGCATGTCTCCCTTTGAATCGACAAGATGATGACGATTGCGACCTAATCTGTCCAATTTGCAATGACTCAGCAATGGGCAAGGTCAAGTCCAAGCCATCTGGAAGAGAACTAGCGAAGTCCTATCGCCCTTCGTCAAAGGTTCGAGCCTTGCTTGTGCAACTCGACCTTGATAAAGCAAATATCACTACAGGCAGTGAGGATGTGCCCAAGAG CGTAGTGTTTTCATGCTGGGCCAAGATGCTGGACTTGGTCGAGTTAGCGTTGCAACAAAGGGGCATTGCGTTTGTCAGAATCGATGGGACCAGGTCAGAGCAACAGCGAAGAAAGGCTCTTAAAGACTTCCGTGATACTCCATCTTGTACCGTGCTCCTAGCGACGTTGGGAAGTGCAGGTGTTGG GTTGAACCTCACTGCTGCTAGCCAGGTGCACATTCTCGAGCCTCAATGGAATCCAATGGTGGAGAGGCAAGCAGTAGACCGCATTCACAGACTTGGGCAGGCTCGGGAAGTAACTTGCTTCTACTATGTTGTGGATACGAGGGGTTCTGTTGAGCAGTACGTTCGCCGTATTCGCGAATCCAAGAATGTCCTTATCAGCATGTCCATGGATGGAACAGGCAGCCTGGTCGACGAAACTTCCCTTACACCTCTGAAG GAGTTTATGCAGGAAGTTCTTACGGACAGCTGA
- a CDS encoding hypothetical protein (EggNog:ENOG503NVI8) has product MQRMTTHRTLMLEKVTIANITQEIADRERAYKEYEKQHEFQDLHNYRLLRGELSPFLYDEELQQFAGSGPAKSGTWLFENGDFKKWADVNNKTRLCLWLQGIPGAGKTVLTAKTIRYLQSQGQTLLFAFLSYRDERKSKPIKIFQSLVFQLLEEQSMLRPLLHDIYLTNYRKLISNPDFVGDLLGKLLQTSGPTIIVIDGVDEAAESDKSYLVRSLLRVTKSGPNVKLFVSSRMDSAISKELMRSSTELHVEDHNEGDIHELIDMERDDLLSKFRKWDADEATCDRVGRAFQLLKEKSDGMILYAKLMARLLQGLDNEDDIRRELGTLPEGLGQAYGRVIERIESNPVPKDKAAARKILEWIGSATRPLRYEEVIQALVIESGSSGFTKGRKAFRDIVETCGPIIEVVGDYVSFVHFTAKEYLFNGDGKFLDKEESNLHISLACLTYLAFQPLDRIMQHGDSAAICDETSKVLSGDFVLLDYAASEWLSHVGACAQSRHDEQLVQAIRRLYEKRGKPDVHDSTQVSRIFKQKYRALRRDPELVKRLGQSETFLNRSKLDLIEADGGCSWYDMDPTYISQGIMRFRDLLESSLCTTSPCNLSCNCTKIKRLYGHALFRCPRISCPRYIDGFETDSARSEHHKTHERPYKCSHSDCLFSQLGFRTANDLVRHADVTHNHVVNDAVPWKNFTAHHLSESNIVAIMEDTISLNQVGIMTRILSKESGFLRVCCSRNSEKGVHCDEYTRGHHNGYQTPFVMDDALRISARAGTTEMMECVIAAAKLAKHKVYSKVDLLAHAIRSGNNDALGVILQHYPAFGEASEEVEIREAGSDSEYDSEKWLCFTTVSLFELAFAHANGRAMKALVRAGARPDVRRETFIDVFKTRGHMELMSADNPKTRDTLGRMKVLKLPSLVLQYGLQVAIQRSSAHYAEFCVDMGANVNGKWLNIGEKKRRERPTMLFLAIKSGCGPILKLLLEHGALLQGDEVEDVESGEIAGMKKIEKYFSMSWKEMMSTFSKSV; this is encoded by the exons ATGCAGCGAATGACAACCCACAGGACTCTAATGCTGGAAAAGGTCACAATTGCCAACATTACTCAAGAGATCGCCGACAGAGAACGCGCCTATAAGGAATATGAAAAGCAGCATGAATTCCAAGATCTCCATAATTACCGCTTGCTGAGAGGCGAGCTCTCGCCCTTCTTATACGATGAAGAGCTTCAGCAGTTTGCCGGCAGTGGTCCAGCGAAATCAGGCACGTGGTTGTTCGAGAATGGGGATTTCAAAAAGTGGGCCGatgtcaacaacaaaacccGGCTTTGCCTTTGGCTTCAAGGCATACCTGGTGCTG GGAAAACTGTATTGACTGCCAAGACAATCCGGTATCTCCAAAGCCAAGGGCAGACACTCTTGTTTGCGTTCTTGTCATACCGCGATGAGCGCAAATCGAAACCCATCAAGATCTTTCAGAGCTTAGTCTTTCAACTTCTTGAGGAACAATCGATGTTGCGCCCATTGTTACATGACATTTACCTCACCAACTACCGAAAGCTTATCTCGAATCCAGACTTCGTGGGGGATTTGCTAGGCAAGCTTTTGCAAACGTCGGGCCCAACGATCATTGTCATTGATGGCGTTGACGAAGCCGCCGAATCAGATAAATCATACCTCGTGCGGTCTCTTCTTCGAGTTACGAAGTCTGGGCCGAATGTCAAGCTTTTTGTTAGCAGTCGGATGGATTCAGCGATCAGCAAAGAGTTGATGCGCAGTAGCACAGAGCTTCACGTCGAGGATCACAACGAAGGCGATATTCATGAGTTAATAGACATGGAAAGGGACGATCTCTTGTCAAAATTCCGGAAATGGGATGCTGACGAGGCAACTTGTGACCGAGTTGGCCGAGCCTTTCAACTATTGAAAGAGAAAAGCGATGGGATGATACTATATGCGAAGCTGATGGCAAGACTGCTACAAGGTCTGGACAATGAAGATGATATCAGACGGGAACTTGGTACCTTGCCGGAGGGTCTTGGGCAAGC ATATGGCCGAGTTATCGAACGAATTGAATCAAACCCAGTGCCCAAGGACAAAGCTGCTGCAAGGAAAATTCTGGAATGGATTGGCTCGGCTACACGCCCACTCCGCTACGAGGAGGTCATCCAGGCTTTGGTGATCGAGTCCGGATCATCAGGATTTACGAAAGGGCGTAAAGCGTTTCGGGATATTGTAGAGACCTGCGGGCCGATCAtcgaggtggttggggaCTATGTCAGTTTTGTCCACTTCACTGCTAAGGA GTATCTTTTCAACGGCGACGGAAAATTTCTTGACAAGGAGGAGTCGAATCTTCATATTTCCCTAGCTTGTCTGACCTACTTGGCCTTCCAACCTTTGGACCGCATCATGCAACATGGAGACTCGGCTGCCATATGCGACGAAACCTCAAAGGTCCTGTCTGGCGACTTTGTCTTGCTCGACTATGCTGCTTCGGAATGGCTAAGCCATGTCGGCGCTTGTGCTCAGTCCCGCCACGATGAACAGCTCGTCCAGGCAATACGACGGCTTTATGAGAAGCGAGGGAAGCCAGATGTACATGACTCCACTCAAGTCTCCAGGATATTCAAACAGAAGTACCGAGCACTTCGAAGAGACCCAGAGCTCGTCAAACGCCTCGGGCAGTCCGAGACTTTTTTGAACAGGTCGAAACTTGACCTCATCGAAGCCGACGGTG GATGTTCATGGTATGACATGGATCCAACCTACATTTCCCAAGGCATCATGCGGTTTCGGGATCTCCTCGAAAGCTCTCTTTGTACCACCTCACCATGCAACCTTTCTTGCAATTGTACAAAGATCAAAAGACTGTATGGGCATGCTCTATTTAGGTGCCCCCGAATATCTTGCCCCCGATACATTGACGGATTCGAAACTGATTCCGCACGTTCCGAGCACCACAAGACACATGAACGCCCATACAAGTGCTCTCATTCCGATTGTTTGTTCTCCCAACTGGGATTCCGGACCGCAAACGACCTTGTCCGCCATGCGGACGTCACCCACAACCACGTTGTCAACGATGCTGTGCCTTGGAAAAACTTTACCGCCCACCACCTCAGTGAAAGTAACATTGTGGCCATCATGGAAGATACTATCAGTCTGAACCAAGTCGGGATCATGACACGCATTCTATCCAAGGAATCGGGTTTCCTACGCGTCTGCTGTTCCAGAAATTCCGAGAAAGGTGTTCACTGCGATGAATATACCAGGGGACACCATAATGGGTATCAAACGCCCTTTGTGATGGATGATGCACTGAGGATATCAGCAAGAGCAGGAACTACAGAAATGATGGAATGCGTCATTGCGGCTGCCAAACTTGCTAAACACAAGGTTTATTCCAAGGTCGATCTTTTGGCACATGCTATCAGATCAGGGAACAATGATGCTTTGGGCGTTATTCTTCAACACTATCCTGCCTTTGGCGAAGCCTCGGAAGAAGTGGAGATCCGTGAAGCTGGCTCGGATTCTGAGTATGACAGCGAAAAGTGGCTTTGTTTCACCACTGTGTCACTCTTTGAGTTGGCCTTTGCCCACGCCAACGGCCGAGCTATGAAAGCCCTAGTAAGGGCTGGAGCCCGTCCCGATGTTCGTCGAGAGACGTTTATTGATGTGTTCAAGACAAGAGGCCACATGGAACTAATGTCCGCAGACAATCCTAAGACACGAGACACGCTAGGGAGGATGAAAGTTCTAAAGCTCCCAAGTCTGGTGCTGCAATATGGGCTGCAGGTCGCTATTCAGCGATCCTCAGCCCATTACGCCGAGTTTTGCGTCGATATGGGTGCCAACGTCAACGGGAAATGGCTCAATATTGGCGAGAAGAAAAGACGCGAACGTCCGACGATGCTATTTCTCGCGATCAAGAGCGGATGTGGGCCCATCTTGAAGTTACTGCTGGAGCACGGGGCTCTTCTACAGGGGGATGAAGTGGAGGATGTCGAATCTGGGGAGATTgctgggatgaagaagattgaaAAATACTTTTCTATGTCTTGGAAGGAAATGATGTCGACGTTTTCGAAGAGTGTGTGA
- a CDS encoding hypothetical protein (MEROPS:MER0000440; EggNog:ENOG503P0P1; COG:S): MRALALLISCLVAVGFAHNSTSDEHTEGQKYHGESLAWTPCPVSPTLDGDHQLECSNLVVPMDQFNASNNGFNNEKHFNISLIRLRGKNATANGNINILLNPGGPGGSGMSLMYRWGVDISQVVGENFNLLSFDPRGVNASTPYVKCYPTPGNKTQASQNSWTGTDPYNLTESSGNWWASSIIYSQACKQTMGEHGEYINTPQTAADMNSILDAVGQEDLYYWGFSYGTILGQTYATMYPERARRVIIDGVANEFDWFTNWSDRESNDDTDKVFEGFVDECIKAGNQTCPLAQLAETKEELTEKLISTIWALREEPAPVYVNNTVSGLVGFSDVWNNAVFNALYSPLRWAPLAAALTPLVQTGNATAFFLHYMLPSTAESYNDYDEGDANDYIRYNDGVSGPALSPATPEELIPAILEASNNTIFGSQEWPGYFNRRSWAVRKTIDFVPERGVRTAHPLLILSTTYDPVCPLISARSANDAFVGSRLVEVQGYGHCSLAVPSNCVNDIVRQYFVEGVLPESNVVCGPKLPLPYFPAENSTTGATSPVHTTGQAY, from the coding sequence ATGCGAGCTCTAGCCCTTTTGATCAGTTGtctggtggcggtgggattTGCCCACAATTCCACATCTGATGAACATACTGAAGGGCAAAAGTACCATGGAGAAAGCCTGGCCTGGACACCATGCCCCGTCAGTCCTACTTTAGATGGGGACCACCAACTCGAATGCAGCAATCTGGTGGTTCCCATGGATCAGTTCAACGCAAGCAATAATGGCTTCAACAACGAGAAGCATTTCAACATCTCCCTCATTCGACTAAGAGGCAAAAATGCCACAGCCAACGGCAATATCAACATCCTTCTCAACCCAGGCGGGCCAGGAGGCAGCGGTATGAGTTTAATGTACCGTTGGGGTGTGGATATCAGCCAAGTCGTGGGCGAGAACTTCAACTTGCTTAGCTTTGATCCACGGGGTGTCAACGCATCTACGCCATATGTCAAGTGCTATCCGACCCCTGGCAACAAAACGCAGGCTTCACAGAACTCTTGGACTGGAACAGACCCCTACAACCTGACCGAGTCCAGTGGAAATTGGTGGGCTTCAAGTATCATCTACAGCCAGGCTTGCAAACAGACCATGGGCGAACACGGAGAGTACATTAACACACCTCAAACCGCAGCAGATATGAATAGCATTTTGGATGCTGTCGGTCAGGAGGATTTGTACTACTGGGGCTTCAGCTACGGCACCATACTGGGTCAAACCTACGCCACGATGTATCCAGAACGGGCAAGAAGGGTCATCATCGATGGCGTGGCCAATGAGTTTGACTGGTTTACAAACTGGTCCGACAGAGAATCCAATGACGACACGGATAAGGTGTTTGAAGGCTTCGTGGATGAGTGCATCAAGGCAGGCAATCAGACCTGTCCACTGGCTCAGCTGgcagaaacaaaagaagagCTAACCGAGAAGTTGATCTCTACTATTTGGGCCCTGAGGGAGGAGCCAGCCCCCGTCTACGTTAATAACACTGTTAGCGGTCTTGTCGGCTTCTCAGACGTATGGAACAACGCCGTCTTCAACGCTTTGTACAGCCCCTTGCGCTGGGCTCCCCTGGCCGCGGCCCTGACTCCGCTTGTACAAACTGGAAACGCGACTGCCTTTTTCCTTCACTACATGTTGCCGTCAACCGCAGAGTCATACAATGACTACGATGAAGGAGACGCCAATGACTATATCCGGTACAACGACGGTGTCTCCGGACCTGCACTGTCACCTGCGACTCCAGAGGAGCTGATTCCCGCCATTCTCGAGGCGAGCAACAACACAATTTTCGGGAGTCAAGAGTGGCCTGGCTACTTCAACAGACGGTCATGGGCAGTTCGCAAGACAATTGACTTTGTTCCTGAGCGAGGAGTCAGAACAGCTCATCCGTTGTTGATTCTGTCGACGACGTATGACCCTGTTTGTCCGCTTATTTCGGCGCGTTCGGCAAATGATGCTTTTGTTGGGTCAAGGCTGGTAGAGGTTCAGGGGTATGGTCATTGCTCGTTGGCGGTTCCTTCTAATTGTGTCAATGACATTGTTAGACAGTActttgtggagggggttcTTCCGGAGAGTAATGTTGTTTGTGGACCAAAGCTGCCTTTGCCGTATTTCCCGGCAGAAAACTCCACCACTGGGGCGACATCTCCAGTACACACGACAGGGCAGGCTTACTGA